From a single Raphanus sativus cultivar WK10039 chromosome 3, ASM80110v3, whole genome shotgun sequence genomic region:
- the LOC130509270 gene encoding uncharacterized protein LOC130509270, with protein MTGTNTVSDDEHRSDMQKIHGGEIDESKVKAPNMFERAKEEFDAVVGAIHQHKSSKDDSDKMEFKSEKPEDETKKPNMMRKAKEEIKSLFHSKEKPHPHHHHHKETHGRSDDIDENTHVDEVRAPNVFERAKEEIEAVINTIHTKKNETDGSDSPKRSRSVSPEKERAGFGCSLGKGLEKICSPWGDNKKD; from the exons ATGACTGGTACCAACACAGTTTCTG ATGATGAACATCGTTCGGACATGCAGAAGATACATGGTGGTGAGATTGATGAGAGCAAAGTCAAAGCGCCAAACATGTTTGAACGAGCCAAAGAGGAGTTCGACGCAGTTGTTGGGGCTATTCATCAACACAAGAGTTCcaa ggaCGATTCTGATAAAATGGAATTTAAATCCGAGAAACCAG AAGATGAAACTAAGAAACCGAATATGATGAGAAAGGCCAAGGAGGAAATAAAATCTCTGTTCCATTCCAAGGAGAAACCTCAtccccatcatcatcatcacaaagAAACTCATGGAAGGAGTGATGATATCGATGAGAACACGCATGTGGATGAAGTGAGAGCTCCCAATGTTTTCGAGAGAGCCAAGGAAGAGATAGAGGCTGTCATCAACACCATTCATACCAAGAAGAACGAGACTGACGGTTCCGATTCTCCTAAGCGTTCTCGGTCTGTCTCACCGGAGAAGGAGAGAGCTGGATTCGGATGCTCTCTTGGAAAGGGGCTGGAAAAGATTTGTTCTCCTTGGGGTGATAATAAAAAAGATTGA